The following coding sequences lie in one Pontibacter sp. G13 genomic window:
- a CDS encoding queuosine precursor transporter: MLLKRENLLFIILGGFFVTNALIAEFIGGKIFSLEATLGMEPVNWTLFGQSGLSFNLTAGVLLWPVVFIMTDIINEYFGRRGVRLLTFLASGLIAYAFLMVYMAMEVSPAAFWLDLHQDIDPNIDVAFGRVFGQGLRIIIGSLTAFLIGQLVDVMVFQRIRKITGEKMLWLRATGSTLVSQLVDSYVVLFLAFYLLPPPEQRMEFGLVIALGVVSYCYKFLMALVLTPLLYVVHWGIDLFLGKELAAKLIERAAAEEPPLEKV, encoded by the coding sequence ATGCTGTTAAAGCGCGAAAACCTCCTATTCATCATTTTGGGTGGCTTTTTTGTCACCAATGCCCTCATCGCAGAATTTATTGGGGGAAAGATCTTTTCCTTGGAGGCAACACTGGGAATGGAGCCCGTGAATTGGACCTTGTTTGGTCAGTCGGGCCTTTCATTCAACCTGACAGCGGGGGTTCTGCTTTGGCCGGTGGTGTTCATCATGACCGATATCATCAATGAATACTTTGGCCGCCGAGGGGTGAGATTGTTGACTTTCCTGGCATCTGGTTTGATCGCCTATGCATTTCTGATGGTGTATATGGCGATGGAGGTTTCACCTGCTGCCTTTTGGCTGGACCTTCACCAAGATATCGACCCCAATATTGACGTTGCTTTCGGACGGGTATTTGGACAAGGTCTCAGAATCATCATTGGTTCACTTACCGCGTTCCTGATTGGGCAGTTGGTGGATGTCATGGTCTTTCAGCGGATTCGGAAGATCACAGGCGAGAAGATGCTTTGGCTTCGAGCCACCGGGTCTACGCTGGTATCTCAGTTGGTAGATAGCTATGTGGTGCTCTTCTTGGCATTCTATCTGCTTCCACCTCCCGAGCAGCGCATGGAGTTCGGATTGGTGATTGCCCTAGGGGTCGTATCCTATTGCTACAAATTTTTGATGGCGTTGGTCCTCACGCCACTTTTGTATGTGGTACACTGGGGAATCGATCTGTTTTTGGGCAAAGAGCTTGCGGCCAAATTGATTGAGCGAGCCGCTGCCGAAGAGCCTCCCTTAGAAAAAGTATAG
- a CDS encoding M48 family metallopeptidase — MILNLPPYRIPVKVLKAEKPRIQIKFLPESPELIIISPTGTFSESVRAFIQQKERWIRQHYPRNLNQHNARQQFHQKLKAHQIQILGTERAFQFTPSRREHVKLTAKAIEVEHVPFRDQKDEMIFKYNALRTLAKPILTQRTHQWAAKTQSRFNQVRVKDHKSKWGSCSNKDNINLNWHLILLPEILMDYVIVHELMHLRVFNHSPEFWQEVARYMPNYQQYDHDLETYRWMIGIFEPFIR; from the coding sequence ATGATCCTAAACCTACCCCCCTACCGGATTCCTGTCAAGGTCCTCAAAGCCGAAAAACCTCGGATTCAGATCAAGTTCCTTCCCGAATCCCCAGAGTTGATCATCATCTCTCCTACCGGCACTTTTTCGGAATCGGTCCGAGCGTTTATTCAGCAAAAGGAGAGATGGATTCGGCAGCACTATCCGCGAAACCTCAACCAGCACAATGCCCGGCAGCAGTTCCATCAAAAATTGAAGGCGCATCAGATTCAGATTCTGGGGACAGAACGAGCGTTTCAATTCACACCAAGCCGCCGAGAGCATGTGAAACTCACTGCGAAAGCTATTGAAGTTGAGCACGTCCCTTTTCGGGATCAAAAGGACGAGATGATCTTCAAATACAATGCGCTCAGGACGCTTGCCAAACCCATTTTGACCCAAAGGACGCATCAATGGGCAGCCAAAACGCAAAGCCGTTTCAACCAAGTCCGCGTCAAGGATCACAAGTCCAAATGGGGCTCATGCAGCAACAAGGACAATATCAACCTCAATTGGCACCTGATCTTGTTGCCTGAAATCTTGATGGATTATGTGATTGTGCATGAATTGATGCATCTGCGCGTCTTCAATCACAGCCCCGAGTTCTGGCAGGAAGTGGCTCGGTACATGCCCAATTACCAGCAATACGACCATGATTTGGAGACCTACCGATGGATGATCGGCATTTTCGAGCCTTTTATCCGCTGA
- a CDS encoding ribonuclease Z: MFQVRILGTSAAIPTNTRMPSAQVVTINDRHHLVDCGEATQIQLLKHKVKFSRLDAIFISHLHGDHVLGVPGLLTSLSLYERNFPLKMFAPSGLKKILDVVFAQTHSYLNYELDFVPLEDFEPGSILYQTPKYKVEVLPLDHRIFCRGFRFVETNKKPKFDFYKAKALEVPNNYFTLLKQGNVITLEDGRVVTPEDVLMTPDAPLSFAYCSDTKYNEALIDHIKDTRLLYHESTFLNNLRDRAEATCHSTALDAGRIAQQANVNQLLLGHFSARYRDLQPLLDEARTVFPNTLLAREGNLFNVKDYV, from the coding sequence GTGTTTCAAGTACGGATTCTGGGAACGAGCGCCGCTATCCCAACCAACACTCGCATGCCCTCTGCTCAAGTGGTGACTATCAATGATCGTCACCACTTGGTCGATTGTGGGGAAGCTACTCAGATTCAGTTGCTCAAGCATAAAGTGAAATTCTCACGACTTGATGCAATTTTCATTTCCCATCTTCATGGTGATCATGTGTTGGGTGTTCCCGGTTTGCTGACTTCCCTAAGTCTGTACGAGCGGAACTTCCCCCTCAAGATGTTTGCTCCATCGGGTCTCAAGAAGATTCTGGATGTGGTATTCGCCCAGACACATAGCTACCTCAACTACGAATTGGATTTTGTTCCGCTAGAGGATTTTGAGCCTGGCTCCATCCTGTATCAGACGCCCAAGTACAAGGTTGAGGTTTTGCCGTTGGATCATCGGATCTTCTGCCGCGGGTTCCGATTTGTGGAAACCAACAAGAAGCCCAAATTCGACTTCTACAAGGCGAAGGCACTTGAGGTCCCCAACAACTACTTCACCCTTCTCAAGCAAGGCAATGTCATCACGCTCGAAGATGGTCGGGTAGTGACGCCCGAAGATGTGCTGATGACCCCGGACGCGCCTCTGTCATTTGCCTACTGCTCGGATACCAAATACAATGAAGCGCTGATCGATCACATCAAGGATACCAGACTCCTCTATCACGAGTCCACGTTCCTGAACAATCTGCGTGATCGCGCTGAGGCCACTTGCCATTCTACCGCCCTTGATGCAGGAAGAATTGCCCAGCAGGCCAATGTCAATCAACTGCTACTGGGACACTTCTCCGCAAGGTATCGCGATCTTCAGCCATTGCTGGACGAAGCTCGTACTGTATTTCCCAATACCCTACTGGCTCGCGAAGGCAACCTCTTCAACGTCAAAGATTACGTCTGA
- a CDS encoding CAP domain-containing protein, whose amino-acid sequence MGIFPASNAIHRPSLQGRMSRSVFCKVWFYLGLYATLCLLFALPSKSIAQSSIPPEDLQLQLCNRINAYRAEMGLTALTWSDSLTLIAAKHSDAMAEHRRPFSHKGFKKRAKQVYQWWQSATGVSENLYFTTWTGDLVEMAFEGWKTSQGHHENMIGAYDMTGISIVKNRKGEYFITQLFVQLP is encoded by the coding sequence ATGGGTATTTTTCCAGCTTCCAATGCAATTCATAGACCTTCCCTCCAAGGGCGAATGTCTCGATCCGTATTCTGCAAGGTATGGTTTTACCTCGGTTTGTATGCCACGCTTTGCCTATTATTTGCGCTTCCCAGCAAAAGTATTGCACAATCCTCCATCCCTCCCGAGGATCTTCAGCTACAATTGTGCAACAGAATCAATGCATACAGGGCAGAAATGGGGCTTACAGCGCTTACTTGGTCGGATTCATTGACATTGATAGCTGCCAAGCATTCGGATGCAATGGCTGAACATCGGCGTCCATTTAGCCACAAAGGATTCAAGAAAAGGGCCAAACAGGTCTATCAATGGTGGCAATCCGCTACAGGGGTATCGGAGAATCTCTATTTCACGACTTGGACAGGAGACTTGGTGGAAATGGCCTTCGAAGGCTGGAAAACGAGCCAAGGCCATCACGAAAATATGATCGGCGCCTACGATATGACTGGCATCTCCATCGTCAAAAATCGCAAGGGAGAATACTTTATCACCCAATTATTCGTCCAACTGCCATGA
- the prmC gene encoding peptide chain release factor N(5)-glutamine methyltransferase: MDTPSFAEFHAAIRQELTSGVEASEVPFLTRWIAEGVSSWSWTRQQLNVDAAIDEAVFAKGIEMARKVAQGLPVQYALGQGHFYGRDFRVSPDTLIPRRETEELVVWIREEWARLRRAGQPICGLDVGTGTGCIPITLALEWDQINVSNQIMGMDVSEAALKIAQVNAEELTAKVDMILDDILAPRQHWDAKLDFVVSNPPYIPQKELEEMSDRVIKHEPHLALFVPDHDPLLFYRAVAAQAMKWVRPGGRLYFEIHMDFGSSIVAMVQELGWMEAELRKDLQGKDRMVAATKPISG, encoded by the coding sequence ATGGATACACCAAGCTTTGCGGAATTTCATGCGGCCATTCGGCAGGAGTTGACCTCTGGCGTTGAAGCATCTGAGGTGCCTTTTTTGACTAGATGGATCGCAGAGGGGGTTTCTTCATGGTCTTGGACTCGGCAGCAATTGAATGTCGATGCGGCAATCGACGAGGCAGTCTTTGCCAAAGGGATCGAGATGGCGCGAAAAGTCGCTCAGGGTCTACCTGTCCAGTATGCGTTGGGCCAAGGGCATTTTTATGGGCGGGACTTTCGAGTTTCTCCAGATACGCTCATTCCCCGCCGGGAAACGGAGGAGCTGGTCGTTTGGATTCGGGAAGAATGGGCAAGATTGCGAAGGGCTGGACAGCCGATTTGTGGGCTAGATGTCGGAACAGGAACTGGTTGTATTCCAATTACCTTGGCATTGGAGTGGGATCAAATCAACGTCTCCAACCAGATCATGGGAATGGATGTGAGCGAAGCGGCCTTGAAGATTGCCCAAGTCAATGCAGAAGAATTGACCGCCAAGGTGGACATGATTCTCGATGATATCCTTGCGCCTCGCCAACACTGGGATGCCAAGCTGGATTTTGTGGTGAGCAATCCGCCTTACATTCCGCAGAAGGAGCTGGAAGAGATGTCCGATCGAGTGATCAAGCATGAGCCACACCTTGCGCTGTTTGTCCCGGATCATGATCCCCTGTTGTTTTATCGCGCGGTAGCCGCTCAGGCGATGAAATGGGTGAGGCCCGGTGGTCGATTGTATTTCGAGATTCACATGGATTTTGGGTCCAGCATTGTGGCGATGGTGCAGGAACTTGGTTGGATGGAAGCCGAATTGCGCAAGGATCTTCAGGGAAAGGATCGGATGGTGGCCGCGACCAAGCCCATCAGCGGATAA
- a CDS encoding STAS domain-containing protein gives MRFEQNVEDRFTVFKLMEEKLDSRISPAVKHEFTQLNFRGNRNLILDLSDVKYVDSSGLSAILTANRLCTSTNGILVVCGINDHVRKLMEISRLNDVLNLVSTEEEAREAVFMSEIEKEIVDDAGGEPELN, from the coding sequence ATGCGTTTTGAGCAAAACGTGGAGGATAGGTTCACTGTCTTCAAATTGATGGAGGAAAAGTTGGATTCCCGCATTTCTCCTGCCGTAAAGCACGAATTCACTCAGTTGAATTTTCGCGGAAACCGCAATTTGATCTTGGATCTATCTGACGTAAAGTATGTGGATAGCTCTGGTCTGAGCGCCATTCTGACTGCCAACCGTCTGTGTACTTCCACCAACGGGATTTTGGTTGTCTGTGGAATCAATGACCACGTTCGCAAATTGATGGAGATTTCCCGTCTAAATGATGTCCTCAATTTGGTCTCTACCGAAGAAGAAGCCCGCGAGGCCGTATTCATGTCGGAGATCGAAAAGGAGATCGTCGATGATGCTGGAGGCGAGCCGGAATTGAACTAG